From one Streptomyces spiramyceticus genomic stretch:
- a CDS encoding deoxyribonuclease IV, whose product MSNAPFPSRNPVGGHVPVAGGLATTGLAYAREIGAETVQVFAANPRGWATPTGNPAQDELFRAACAAERIPAYVHAPYLINFGSHTEATVEKSVESLRHSLRRGREIGALGVVVHTGSATGGRPRSEALAQVRTHLLPLLDELTHDDDPFLLLESTAGQGASLCSRTWDFGPYFEALDAHPKLGVCLDTCHIYAAGHDLAGPGGMKQTLDLLVDTVGEGRLKLIHANDSKDVVGAHKDRHENIGSGHIGEEPFRELFSHPATEGVPLTIETPGGKEGHAADVARLKELRDF is encoded by the coding sequence ATGAGCAACGCACCTTTCCCCTCCCGAAACCCCGTCGGCGGCCATGTGCCCGTGGCTGGCGGCCTCGCCACGACCGGTCTCGCGTACGCCCGTGAGATCGGCGCCGAAACCGTGCAGGTCTTCGCCGCCAACCCGCGCGGCTGGGCGACGCCCACCGGAAATCCGGCCCAGGACGAGCTGTTCCGCGCGGCCTGCGCCGCCGAGCGGATCCCTGCGTATGTCCACGCGCCCTACCTGATCAACTTCGGCTCGCACACCGAGGCGACCGTGGAGAAGTCCGTCGAGTCGCTGCGGCACTCACTGCGCCGCGGCCGCGAGATCGGCGCGCTGGGCGTGGTGGTGCACACCGGCTCGGCGACCGGAGGCCGCCCGCGCTCCGAAGCGCTCGCGCAGGTACGCACCCACCTGCTGCCGCTCCTGGACGAGCTGACCCACGACGACGACCCGTTCCTGCTGCTGGAATCGACAGCCGGCCAGGGCGCCTCCCTCTGCTCGCGCACCTGGGACTTCGGCCCGTACTTCGAAGCGCTCGACGCGCACCCCAAGCTGGGCGTCTGCCTCGACACCTGCCACATCTACGCGGCGGGGCACGACCTCGCGGGGCCCGGCGGGATGAAGCAGACCCTCGACCTGCTGGTGGACACGGTCGGCGAGGGCAGGCTCAAGCTGATCCACGCCAATGACTCCAAGGACGTGGTCGGCGCCCACAAGGACCGCCACGAGAACATCGGCTCCGGCCACATCGGCGAGGAGCCGTTCCGCGAGCTGTTCTCGCATCCGGCGACCGAGGGCGTACCGCTGACGATCGAGACGCCAGGCGGCAAAGAAGGGCATGCGGCCGACGTGGCGCGGCTCAAGGAGCTGCGCGACTTCTGA
- a CDS encoding DUF4396 domain-containing protein yields MDHETHTHTTHHADHEHLPHEEHGGHEGHGAAHHGSHGKVSWRMAAQATLHCLTGCAIGEVLGMVIGTALGWGNMETMILAIILAFFFGYALTLRGILKAGVGFRTAIRVALAADTLSIAVMELIDNGVLALWPGAMDAHLSDAMFWGVLTFALAAAFVITTPVNKWMIGRGKGHAVVHQYHH; encoded by the coding sequence ATGGACCACGAAACACACACGCACACCACGCACCACGCGGACCACGAGCACCTCCCGCATGAGGAACATGGGGGCCACGAAGGGCACGGAGCAGCCCATCACGGCAGCCACGGCAAGGTCAGCTGGCGCATGGCCGCCCAGGCCACGCTCCACTGCCTCACCGGCTGCGCCATCGGCGAGGTCCTGGGCATGGTGATCGGCACCGCGCTCGGCTGGGGCAACATGGAGACGATGATCCTGGCGATCATCCTGGCCTTCTTCTTCGGTTACGCCCTGACCCTGCGCGGCATCCTCAAGGCCGGCGTCGGCTTCAGGACAGCGATCCGGGTTGCCCTCGCCGCCGACACGCTCTCCATCGCCGTGATGGAGCTGATCGACAACGGCGTGCTCGCCCTGTGGCCGGGAGCGATGGACGCGCACCTGTCCGACGCGATGTTCTGGGGCGTACTCACCTTCGCCCTCGCGGCCGCCTTCGTGATCACCACGCCGGTGAACAAGTGGATGATCGGCCGGGGCAAGGGCCACGCGGTGGTCCACCAGTACCACCACTGA
- a CDS encoding sulfite oxidase-like oxidoreductase, whose protein sequence is MGQPESRERRESEQPELPPGQRLQRGWPVTHYGPVPKFKPDRWEFRIFGATADGEKRCWNHEEFSALPFSTVVADLHCVTKFSMLGAEWGGVLARTLVELAPPAPNVTHVMVWAEYGFSANLRLADFTSERTVFATHKGGELLTAEHGFPVRLVVPHLYAWKGPKWVRGVEYMTADRRGFWEERGYHNVGDPWREQRYSYQEEPGDGPEL, encoded by the coding sequence ATGGGTCAGCCGGAAAGCCGGGAACGTCGCGAATCAGAGCAGCCCGAGCTTCCGCCGGGGCAGCGTCTCCAGCGCGGCTGGCCGGTTACCCACTATGGTCCTGTGCCCAAGTTCAAGCCGGACCGCTGGGAGTTCAGGATTTTCGGCGCGACGGCCGACGGTGAAAAGCGCTGCTGGAATCACGAGGAGTTTTCGGCCCTGCCGTTCTCCACGGTCGTGGCCGATCTGCACTGCGTGACAAAGTTCAGCATGCTTGGGGCCGAATGGGGTGGGGTGCTCGCCCGTACGCTCGTCGAACTCGCGCCGCCCGCGCCCAACGTCACTCACGTCATGGTCTGGGCCGAGTACGGCTTCAGCGCGAATCTGCGGCTCGCGGACTTCACCTCGGAACGTACGGTTTTCGCCACGCACAAGGGCGGCGAGCTGCTCACCGCCGAGCACGGTTTCCCGGTGCGCCTGGTAGTGCCGCATCTGTACGCCTGGAAGGGGCCCAAGTGGGTCCGCGGCGTCGAGTACATGACGGCAGACCGCCGCGGCTTCTGGGAGGAGCGCGGCTATCACAACGTCGGCGACCCCTGGCGTGAGCAGCGCTACTCCTATCAGGAGGAGCCGGGGGACGGCCCGGAGCTCTAG
- the bfr gene encoding bacterioferritin, with the protein MQGDPEVLEFLNEQLTAELTAINQYFLHAKMQDNFGWTKLAKYTRAESFDEMRHAETLTDRILFLEGLPNYQRLFHVRVGQTVTEMFKADREVEVEAIDRLKRGIDVMRNKGDITSANIFEDILKDEEHHIDYLDTQLDLVEKLGESLYIAQLIEQPSS; encoded by the coding sequence ATGCAGGGCGACCCCGAGGTCCTCGAATTTCTCAACGAGCAGCTGACCGCCGAGCTGACTGCCATCAACCAGTACTTCCTGCACGCCAAAATGCAGGACAACTTCGGCTGGACGAAGCTCGCGAAATACACCCGGGCCGAGTCCTTCGACGAGATGCGGCACGCGGAGACACTGACCGACCGGATCCTCTTCCTGGAAGGCCTGCCGAACTACCAGCGGCTCTTCCACGTACGAGTCGGCCAGACCGTCACCGAGATGTTCAAGGCCGACCGGGAGGTCGAGGTCGAGGCGATCGACCGCCTCAAGCGCGGCATCGATGTCATGCGGAACAAGGGCGACATCACGTCGGCGAACATCTTCGAGGACATCCTCAAGGACGAGGAGCACCACATCGACTATCTCGACACCCAGCTGGACCTGGTCGAGAAGCTCGGTGAGTCGCTCTACATCGCCCAGCTGATCGAGCAGCCGAGCAGCTGA
- a CDS encoding (2Fe-2S)-binding protein encodes MFVCSCFGVTDKQIKEHADAGACTPRQIASVSKAGTDCGSCVRTIQGLLGRGTCPRRALIEQGESALAENAPAESPMVGATLSEAA; translated from the coding sequence ATGTTCGTCTGCTCCTGCTTCGGCGTGACCGACAAGCAGATCAAGGAGCATGCGGACGCCGGTGCCTGCACGCCCCGCCAGATAGCGTCTGTCAGCAAGGCGGGGACGGACTGCGGCTCGTGCGTACGTACGATCCAGGGGCTCCTCGGGCGCGGTACGTGCCCGCGCCGCGCGCTGATCGAACAGGGCGAGTCGGCGCTGGCCGAGAACGCTCCGGCCGAGTCACCGATGGTCGGGGCCACCCTGTCGGAAGCTGCCTGA